One genomic segment of Mangifera indica cultivar Alphonso chromosome 6, CATAS_Mindica_2.1, whole genome shotgun sequence includes these proteins:
- the LOC123219128 gene encoding casein kinase 1-like protein 2: MEPRVGKKFRLGRKIGSGSFGEIYLGTNIQTNEEVAIKLENIKTKHPQLQYESKLYKILQGGTGIPNVKWFGVEGDYNVLVMDLLGPSLEDLFNFCSRKLSLKTVLMLADQMINRVEFVHSKSFLHRDIKPDNFLMGLGRRANQVYIIDFGLAKRYRDTATHQHIPYRENKNLTGTARYASMNTHLGIEQSRRDDLESLGYVLIYFLRGSLPWQGLKAGTKKQKYEKISEKKVSTSIEALCRGYPTEFASYFHYCRSLRFDDKPDYPYLKRIFRDLFIREGFQFDYVFDWTILKYQQSQSANPPARALGPGAGPSSGMPLGADNIARQAAGEESRHTGWSASDPTCRRNSGLLVSSANLTKQKSPALNDPSHSREAMASSYSFLRSGGSSRRAAIYSRDAAAFGSEADHRITDANHGTFQKISGGQRSSPAVSSENRRTSSGKNTSNIRNFDSTLRGIESLSFGNDERVHY; the protein is encoded by the exons ATGGAGCCACGGGTTGGAAAAAAGTTTCGGTTGGGGAGAAAGATCGGTAGCGGTTCTTTTGGGGAGATCTATCtgg GTACTAATATTCAGACTAATGAAGAAGTTGCAATTAAGCTT GAAAATATCAAGACGAAGCATCCTCAGCTACAGTATGAATCAAAgttgtataaaatattacaagGAGGAA CTGGTATTCCCAATGTGAAATGGTTCGGTGTTGAAGGAGACTATAACGTCCTCGTGATGGATTTATTGGGGCCAAGCCTTGAAGATTTATTTAACTTCTGCAGTAGGAAGCTGTCTCTCAAAACTGTTCTTATGCTTGCAGATCAAATG ATTAATCGAGTTGAATTTGTTCATTCCAAATCATTTCTGCATCGAGATATTAAGCCTGATAATTTCCTTATGGGTTTGGGGAGACGTGCTAATCAG GTTTATATCATTGACTTTGGTCTGGCTAAGAGGTATAGAGACACTGCAACACATCAGCATATCCCTTACAG AGAAAATAAGAATTTGACTGGAACTGCAAGATATGCAAGCATGAACACTCACCTTGGCATCG AGCAAAGTCGCAGGGATGACTTAGAATCACTTGGATAtgttctaatttattttttaagaggAAG TCTTCCATGGCAAGGATTGAAAGCTGGCACTAAGAAGCAGAAGTATGAGAAGATCAGTGAGAAGAAAGTGTCAACTTCTATTGAG GCCTTATGCCGGGGTTATCCTACAGAATTCGCTTCCTACTTCCACTACTGCCGGTCACTTCGATTTGATGATAAACCAGATTATCCTTATTTGAAGAGAATCTTTCGTGACCTTTTCATCCGTGAAG GTTTCCAGTTTGACTATGTATTTGATTGGACGATTTTGAAGTATCAACAATCACAGAGTGCCAATCCTCCTGCTCGTGCTCTC GGACCTGGTGCTGGACCGAGTTCTGGCATGCCTCTTGGTGCTGACAACATTGCTAGGCAAGCAG CTGGGGAAGAAAGTAGACATACTGGTTGGTCTGCATCAGATCCCACTTGCAGGAGGAACTCTGGACTGCTTGTGAGTTCTGCAAacttaacaaaacaaaaaagtcCAGCTTTAAATGATCCTTCTCATTCTAGAGAAGCTATG GCTTCCAGTTATAGTTTCTTGAGGTCAGGTGGTTCATCAAGGAGGGCTGCAATCTATAGTCGTGATGCAGCTGCATTTGGAAGTGAAGCTGACCATCGTATCACAGATGCCAACCATGGAACGTTTCAAAAGATTTCTGGTGGGCAAAGAAGCTCACCTGCTGTATCATCAGAAAACCGCCGCACAAGTTCTGGCAAAAACACTTCAAACATTCGGAACTTTGATTCCACTCTAAGAGGCATTGAAAGCCTGAGTTTCGGTAATGATGAGAGGGTACACTATTAG